The following are encoded together in the Humulus lupulus chromosome 5, drHumLupu1.1, whole genome shotgun sequence genome:
- the LOC133778008 gene encoding BOI-related E3 ubiquitin-protein ligase 1-like isoform X2, producing MAVQAQYPSNILLLNRNGQEGHDYSLQQHQGGLFLDQSSMIFNNVGASNTTNNNPRKRGREASVATTGMTTPINPFSLHQSQPPQLIDLSQLHNQNQPNVVSTGLRLSFGEQQQQLQQNQNNHHQNHNLHHHQQQQSQQLQQLNQSSSSSSFLSVMAEDFASQIKQQRDEIDQFLQAQGEQLRRTLAEKRQRHYRALLSAAEEWIARRLREKEAEMEKATRRNAELEARAAQLSVEAQVWQAKVRAQEATAASLQAQLQQAIMNGGGRGLVDEGGVSCAGGAEGGIEGQAEDAESAYVDPDRVTAASGPSCKACRKRVASVVILPCRHLCLCTECDRVVQACPLCLSLRNSSVEVFLS from the exons atggcTGTTCAAGCTCAATACCCTTCAAATATCCTCCTCCTCAATAG AAACGGACAAGAAGGGCATGATTATTCATTACAGCAGCATCAAGGAGGATTATTTCTCGATCAATCTTCTATGATATTTAACAATGTTGGAG CGAGTAATACCACCAATAATAATCCAAGGAAAAGAGGAAGAGAAGCTTCGGTTGCCACTACTGGAATGACAACTCCAATCAATCCTTTCTCTCTTCATCAATCCCAACCTCCTCAGCTCATCGACCTCTCCCAACTCCATAACCAGAACCAACCCAATGTCGTTTCCACAGGACTAAGATTATCCTTCGGCGAACAACAACAACAGTTACAACAAAATCAGAATAATCATCATCAAAATCATAATctccatcatcatcaacaacaacaatcTCAGCAGCTTCAACAGTTGAACCAGTCATCGTCGTCGTCGTCTTTCTTATCTGTAATGGCAGAGGATTTCGCTTCCCAAATCAAACAACAGAGAGACGAAATCGATCAGTTTCTTCAAGCCCAG GGAGAGCAGCTACGACGTACATTAGCCGAGAAGAGACAGAGGCACTATCGTGCGCTGCTGAGCGCGGCGGAAGAGTGGATAGCCCGGCGGTTGAGAGAGAAGGAGGCGGAGATGGAGAAGGCTACTCGCCGGAATGCCGAGCTGGAAGCACGGGCGGCCCAGCTAAGCGTGGAGGCCCAAGTTTGGCAGGCCAAGGTCCGGGCCCAAGAGGCGACGGCGGCGTCTCTTCAGGCCCAATTACAGCAGGCGATTATGAACGGCGGGGGAAGGGGTTTGGTGGACGAGGGGGGGGTATCGTGCGCCGGGGGTGCGGAGGGTGGAATAGAAGGTCAGGCTGAGGACGCCGAGTCGGCTTATGTCGACCCGGATCGAGTCACCGCGGCGTCGGGACCGAGTTGCAAAGCGTGTCGGAAGCGAGTAGCTTCAGTGGTTATTTTGCCTTGTCGGCATCTCTGCCTCTGTACAGAATGTGACCGAGTTGTTCAGGCCTGTCCACTTTGCCTCTCGTTGAGAAATTCCAGTGTGGAAGTTTTCCTCTCTTAG
- the LOC133778008 gene encoding BOI-related E3 ubiquitin-protein ligase 1-like isoform X1 produces the protein MAVQAQYPSNILLLNRNGQEGHDYSLQQHQGGLFLDQSSMIFNNVGASNTTNNNPRKRGREASVATTGMTTPINPFSLHQSQPPQLIDLSQLHNQNQPNVVSTGLRLSFGEQQQQLQQNQNNHHQNHNLHHHQQQQSQQLQQLNQSSSSSSFLSVMAEDFASQIKQQRDEIDQFLQAQQGEQLRRTLAEKRQRHYRALLSAAEEWIARRLREKEAEMEKATRRNAELEARAAQLSVEAQVWQAKVRAQEATAASLQAQLQQAIMNGGGRGLVDEGGVSCAGGAEGGIEGQAEDAESAYVDPDRVTAASGPSCKACRKRVASVVILPCRHLCLCTECDRVVQACPLCLSLRNSSVEVFLS, from the exons atggcTGTTCAAGCTCAATACCCTTCAAATATCCTCCTCCTCAATAG AAACGGACAAGAAGGGCATGATTATTCATTACAGCAGCATCAAGGAGGATTATTTCTCGATCAATCTTCTATGATATTTAACAATGTTGGAG CGAGTAATACCACCAATAATAATCCAAGGAAAAGAGGAAGAGAAGCTTCGGTTGCCACTACTGGAATGACAACTCCAATCAATCCTTTCTCTCTTCATCAATCCCAACCTCCTCAGCTCATCGACCTCTCCCAACTCCATAACCAGAACCAACCCAATGTCGTTTCCACAGGACTAAGATTATCCTTCGGCGAACAACAACAACAGTTACAACAAAATCAGAATAATCATCATCAAAATCATAATctccatcatcatcaacaacaacaatcTCAGCAGCTTCAACAGTTGAACCAGTCATCGTCGTCGTCGTCTTTCTTATCTGTAATGGCAGAGGATTTCGCTTCCCAAATCAAACAACAGAGAGACGAAATCGATCAGTTTCTTCAAGCCCAG CAGGGAGAGCAGCTACGACGTACATTAGCCGAGAAGAGACAGAGGCACTATCGTGCGCTGCTGAGCGCGGCGGAAGAGTGGATAGCCCGGCGGTTGAGAGAGAAGGAGGCGGAGATGGAGAAGGCTACTCGCCGGAATGCCGAGCTGGAAGCACGGGCGGCCCAGCTAAGCGTGGAGGCCCAAGTTTGGCAGGCCAAGGTCCGGGCCCAAGAGGCGACGGCGGCGTCTCTTCAGGCCCAATTACAGCAGGCGATTATGAACGGCGGGGGAAGGGGTTTGGTGGACGAGGGGGGGGTATCGTGCGCCGGGGGTGCGGAGGGTGGAATAGAAGGTCAGGCTGAGGACGCCGAGTCGGCTTATGTCGACCCGGATCGAGTCACCGCGGCGTCGGGACCGAGTTGCAAAGCGTGTCGGAAGCGAGTAGCTTCAGTGGTTATTTTGCCTTGTCGGCATCTCTGCCTCTGTACAGAATGTGACCGAGTTGTTCAGGCCTGTCCACTTTGCCTCTCGTTGAGAAATTCCAGTGTGGAAGTTTTCCTCTCTTAG